A section of the Salmo trutta chromosome 4, fSalTru1.1, whole genome shotgun sequence genome encodes:
- the LOC115192757 gene encoding zona pellucida sperm-binding protein 3-like produces the protein MAFCITFLLLLTFGCSATVQQLYREAESRSQVAHAPGRFVPQYRPAQEPARFQPRPVQWPSRVQTPTQVQNPFLQSKQTFNEPLTWRFPEDPVKEVQLAIDEQRPLPVPASSVAVQCGETAARVEVKRDLLGIGQLIHPADLTLGGCAVTGEDASAQVLIFVTELHGCGSTLTMIEDSLVYVFTLRYTPATLGSSPIVRTREVVVWVECHYQRKHDVSSDSVKPTWNPYASTKVAEELLYFSLRLMTDNWQLERPSKEYVLGDNINFEASVVQFYHVPLRVFVDNCVATVIPNTNTVPRYAFIENRGCLVDTKLTGSRSQFIPRTMDDTLQFQIEAFRFHVVNTGSLYITCLLKATTASAPIDHENKACSFSNGWSEASKKDQVCGCCDTDCGMRREPAPGFQWEQDISVGPLNIKEKLLD, from the exons ATGGCATTCTGTATTACATTCCTCCTACTTCTTACCTTTGGCTGTTCAGCTACAGTTCAGCAGCTTTATCGGGAAGCGGAATCTCGGAGCCAAGTGGCACATGCCCCTGGGAGATTTGTTCCACAGTATAGGCCTGCTCAAGAACCAGCCAGATTTCAACCAAGGCCTGTGCAATGGCCCTCCAGGGTCCAGACACCGACGCAAGTTCAAAACCCTTTCCTCCAGTCAAAGCAGACCTTCAATGAGCCTTTGACCTGGAGATTTCCTGAAGATCCAGTCAAAGAGGTGCAGTTGGCTATTGATGAGCAGAGACCGCTGCCTGTGCCtgccagtagcgttgcagttcaaTGTGGGGAGACTGCTGCTCGTGTGGAAGTCAAGCGAGATCTGCTCGGTATCGGCCAACTCATTCACCCAGCGGATCTTACCTTGGGAGGCTGTGCTGTCACTGGGGAGGATGCTTCCGCTCAAGTTCTGATCTTTGTCACTGAGCTGCACGGATGTGGCAGCACTCTGACG ATGATTGAAGATTCACTTGTCTATGTCTTCACACTCCGTTATACACCAGCCACCCTGGGCAGCAGCCCCATTGTTCGGACTAGAGAAGTGGTGGTCTGGGTTGAGTGCCACTATCAAAG AAAGCATGATGTGAGCAGTGATTCAGTGAAGCCCACCTGGAATCCCTATGCCTCCACTAAGGTTGCAGAGGAGCTCCTCTACTTCTCCCTGAGGCTAATGACTG ACAACTGGCAGTTGGAGAGACCCAGCAAAGAGTACGTCCTTGGAGATAATATTAACTTTGAAGCTTCTGTCGTCCAGTTCTACCATGTGCCCCTCCGAGTCTTTGTGGACAACTGTGTAGCCACAGTCATCCCAAACACCAACACTGTCCCAAGATATGCCTTCATCGAGAACCGTGG TTGTCTGGTCGACACCAAGCTGACAGGCTCCAGGTCCCAGTTCATACCTCGCACCATGGATGACACGCTCCAGTTCCAGATAGAAGCCTTTAGGTTTCATGTTGTGAACACTGGCTCA CTATACATTACTTGCCTCCTGAAAGCCACAACAGCTTCAGCCCCAATTGATCATGAGAACAAGGCTTGTTCCTTCTCGAATGG ATGGAGCGAGGCCAGTAAGAAAGACCAGGTGTGTGGCTGTTGTGACACAGACTGTGGCATGAGAAGGGAACCGGCTCCAG GTTTCCAGTGGGAGCAGGACATTTCTGTTGGTCCTCTCAACATAAAGGAAAAGCTTCTTGACTGA